The Macaca nemestrina isolate mMacNem1 chromosome 12, mMacNem.hap1, whole genome shotgun sequence genome contains a region encoding:
- the LOC105494166 gene encoding uncharacterized protein isoform X3, with the protein MQLELPPEPRVSVSEPQPERALESRWETVSWTKMRNPNLNHKKTSNVPNKGTFYTHLPSAPQKCQGRGSRGGTQKMGEPAWPVVCSRRSQVLACLAGPLQTGQGRVVSCHRGPRSFLSVDLLCLPMTPSMDSTAPHCPSHPHQCRFPQQDSTHAQVNRAWDGP; encoded by the exons ATGCAGCTGGAGCTTCCCCCGGAGCCCAGGGTGTCCGTGTCCGAGCCACAGCCAGAGCGTGCCCTGGAGAGCCGCTGGGAGACGG TTTCCTGGACAAAAATGCGTAACCCCAATCTCAATCATAAGAAAACATCCAATGTCCCCAACAAGGGGACATTCTACACACACCTGCCCAGCGCCCCTCAAAAGTGTCAAGGGCGTGGAAGTCGTGGAGGGACGCAGAAGATGGGAGAGCCAGCGTGGCCTGTGGTGTGTTCACGACGGTCACAG GTCCTCGCCTGCCTCGCTGGCCCTCTACAGACAGGACAGGGACGGGTCGTCAGCTGTCACAGAGGCCCTCGCAGTTTTCTGAGTGTGGACTTGCTGTGCCTGCCCATGACTCCGTCCATGGACTCGACAGCACCCCACTGTCCATCACACCCCCATCAATGCCGCTTCCCGCAGCAGGACTCAACCCATGCTCAGGTTAATAGAGCATGGGACGGCCCCTGA
- the LOC105494166 gene encoding collagen alpha-2(V) chain isoform X2 produces the protein MRGRCPYAHCRGCERVSGCSVTPTPVCTGPTPARLACPPCCGACSWLTRGLAQLLPLFRCCRALQGSDRPCAAWRGHPHTCPGGPTCPASLPSVLTVPEPPINGTRVLLAGCCCLCSTRCLRATQALDLPTRRHTPGPHGPEHTPCPTLLRAAVRAPAATCWRTAASRLSPSGTFHSATPASGLAADGLGWAGKHPLSGSLGPQTLLQAPGAGRGQVQSEGSCLPEVDRAGQTWRRHGGCSPGPTARLSLCILGAGKIQGGPQGPEAAPSTPFLLVFRRSDALDTRGEVTPSRKLGLVSVPPQPQGLARTPGAPYPGDSAHRGLGRGLPPVPGKLGSPPPGLPPRPHLKPAR, from the exons ATGAGAGGCCGGTGCCCCTACGCTCACTGCAGGGGATGTGAGAGGGTGAGTGGTTGCTCAGTCACACCCACACCCGTGTGTACAGGACCCACGCCTGCCCGCCTTGCCTGCCCGCCTTGCTGTGGTGCCTGTTCATGGCTCACACGTGGGCTCGCACAGCTTCTCCCATTATTCAGGTGCTGCCGGGCCCTGCAGGGTTCAGATCGTCCCTGTGCTGCTTGGCGGGGTCACCCTCACACCTGCCCTGGCGGCCCCACCTGCCCAGCTTCTCTCCCCTCAGTGCTGACTGTCCCGGAGCCTCCCATCAATGGGACCAGAGTGCTCCTTGCTGGCTGCTGCTGCCTGTGCTCCACAAGATGCCTGAGAGCCACCCAGGCACTGGACTTGCCAACACGCAGACACACACCTGGGCCGCATGGCCCTGAGCACACACCTTGCCCAACCCTCCTCCGGGCCGCAGTGCGGGCGCCAGCTGCCACCTGCTGGAGAACTGCAGCATCACGGCTCTCGCCCTCCGGAACCTTCCACAGCGCCACACCAGCCTCTGGTCTGGCTGCAGATGGCTTGGGCTGGGCAGGGAAGCATCCGCTGTCAGGGAGCCTGGGACCACAGACTTTGCTCCAAGCGCCCGGGGCGGGTAGGGGCCAGGTCCAGTCTGAGGGGTCCTGCCTCCCTGAGGTAGACAGAGCTGGGCAGACGTGGAGGAGACATGGGGGCTGCAGCCCTGGCCCCACTGCCCGACTCTCCCTCTGCATTTTGGGAGCCGGCAAGATCCAAGGGGGTCCCCAAGGCCCTGAGGCTGCACCGAGCACCCCTTTCCTGCTAGTTTTCAGACGCAGCGATGCCCTAGACACCCGGGGAGAGGTGACCCCCAGCAGGAAGCTGGGCCTGGTTTCTGTCCCTCCACAGCCACAAGGCCTGGCCAGGACGCCGGGAGCACCATACCCTGGAGACTCAGCTCACCGAGGACTCGGGCGGGGGCTTCCCCCGGTGCCTGGGAAGCTGGGATCCCCACCCCCTGGACTCCCACCCAGACCTCATCTCAAGCCAG CAAGATAG
- the LOC105494166 gene encoding collagen alpha-2(I) chain isoform X1, with protein MRGRCPYAHCRGCERVSGCSVTPTPVCTGPTPARLACPPCCGACSWLTRGLAQLLPLFRCCRALQGSDRPCAAWRGHPHTCPGGPTCPASLPSVLTVPEPPINGTRVLLAGCCCLCSTRCLRATQALDLPTRRHTPGPHGPEHTPCPTLLRAAVRAPAATCWRTAASRLSPSGTFHSATPASGLAADGLGWAGKHPLSGSLGPQTLLQAPGAGRGQVQSEGSCLPEVDRAGQTWRRHGGCSPGPTARLSLCILGAGKIQGGPQGPEAAPSTPFLLVFRRSDALDTRGEVTPSRKLGLVSVPPQPQGLARTPGAPYPGDSAHRGLGRGLPPVPGKLGSPPPGLPPRPHLKPGLSASPRHCPGSSTPGPDPCLWQRRSCCVPGPTAAALGPPSMWLIRGVWGLQPASAEPPGLPGDIRILHREAGVLARRAGPQVPNSGPWAEDCVSSWPRRVWGCLRGGDTSGQIVPAPLCSALPWLALLASQGAPGHDGTVPQAQNVPLCCLSAGAGAGSTQGHALPSPSWGTCTHVVATAPWLHQLLVTPEAPQPLDHHGKFPPRPCAHSLGDWR; from the coding sequence ATGAGAGGCCGGTGCCCCTACGCTCACTGCAGGGGATGTGAGAGGGTGAGTGGTTGCTCAGTCACACCCACACCCGTGTGTACAGGACCCACGCCTGCCCGCCTTGCCTGCCCGCCTTGCTGTGGTGCCTGTTCATGGCTCACACGTGGGCTCGCACAGCTTCTCCCATTATTCAGGTGCTGCCGGGCCCTGCAGGGTTCAGATCGTCCCTGTGCTGCTTGGCGGGGTCACCCTCACACCTGCCCTGGCGGCCCCACCTGCCCAGCTTCTCTCCCCTCAGTGCTGACTGTCCCGGAGCCTCCCATCAATGGGACCAGAGTGCTCCTTGCTGGCTGCTGCTGCCTGTGCTCCACAAGATGCCTGAGAGCCACCCAGGCACTGGACTTGCCAACACGCAGACACACACCTGGGCCGCATGGCCCTGAGCACACACCTTGCCCAACCCTCCTCCGGGCCGCAGTGCGGGCGCCAGCTGCCACCTGCTGGAGAACTGCAGCATCACGGCTCTCGCCCTCCGGAACCTTCCACAGCGCCACACCAGCCTCTGGTCTGGCTGCAGATGGCTTGGGCTGGGCAGGGAAGCATCCGCTGTCAGGGAGCCTGGGACCACAGACTTTGCTCCAAGCGCCCGGGGCGGGTAGGGGCCAGGTCCAGTCTGAGGGGTCCTGCCTCCCTGAGGTAGACAGAGCTGGGCAGACGTGGAGGAGACATGGGGGCTGCAGCCCTGGCCCCACTGCCCGACTCTCCCTCTGCATTTTGGGAGCCGGCAAGATCCAAGGGGGTCCCCAAGGCCCTGAGGCTGCACCGAGCACCCCTTTCCTGCTAGTTTTCAGACGCAGCGATGCCCTAGACACCCGGGGAGAGGTGACCCCCAGCAGGAAGCTGGGCCTGGTTTCTGTCCCTCCACAGCCACAAGGCCTGGCCAGGACGCCGGGAGCACCATACCCTGGAGACTCAGCTCACCGAGGACTCGGGCGGGGGCTTCCCCCGGTGCCTGGGAAGCTGGGATCCCCACCCCCTGGACTCCCACCCAGACCTCATCTCAAGCCAGGTCTGTCTGCATCTCCTCGTCACTGCCCTGGGTCCTCCACTCCTGGACCCGACCCTTGTCTGTGGCAGCGTCGCAGCTGCTGTGTCCCAGGCCCCACAGCCGCTGCCCTTGGCCCACCTTCTATGTGGCTCATTAGAGGGGTGTGGGGGCTGCAACCTGCTTCTGCTGAACCCCCGGGCCTGCCAGGGGACATCAGGATTCTGCACAGAGAGGCAGGGGTCCTGGCCAGACGTGCAGGTCCCCAGGTACCTAATTCAGGGCCTTGGGCCGAGGACTGCGTATCATCCTGGCCCAGGCGAGTCTGGGGGTGTCTGAGGGGCGGTGACACTTCTGGGCAGATTGTCCCTGCCCCACTCTGCTCTGCCCTACCCTGGCTGGCCCTCCTGGCTTCTCAAGGTGCTCCTGGCCACGATGGCACAGTCCCCCAGGCCCAAAATGTGCCCCTATGCTGCCTGAGTGCCGGTGCGGGGGCTGGTAGCACCCAAGGCCACGCCCTCCCCTCCCCGTCCTGGGGCACCTGCACCCACGTTGTGGCCACAGCTCCCTGgctccaccagcttcttgtgACCCCTGAGGCTCCCCAGCCCCTGGACCACCATGGAAAGTTCCCTCCCCGCCCCTGTGCCCACTCCTTGGGAGACTGGCGTTAG